The Arthrobacter sp. NicSoilC5 genome has a window encoding:
- a CDS encoding DEAD/DEAH box helicase: MSELHTHQLLSDESGTETIEPEETIISDETPHEIAEKSFADYNVRADIVESLADAGITHPFPIQAMTLPVALGGHDIIGQAKTGTGKTLGFGIPALQRVIGQDDPGYAKLAVPGAPQALVIVPTRELAVQVAGDLVTASRKRNARIATIYGGRAYEPQVEALKQGVEVVVGTPGRLIDLFKQKHLSLKNVKIVVLDEADEMLDLGFLPDVETLIAATPAVRQTLLFSATMPGPVIAMARRYMTQPTHIRAADPEDEGLTKRDIRQLIYRAHSMDKTEVVARILQARGRGRTIIFTKTKRTAAKVAEELVDRGFAAAAIHGDLGQGAREQALRAFRNNKVDVLVATDVAARGIDVEDVTHVINYQCVEDEKIYLHRVGRTGRAGNKGTAVTFVDWDDMPRWGLINKALGLSVPEPVETYSSSPHLYTDLDIPEGTKGRLPRDKRTLAGVDAEVLEDLGETGKKNSRGGRDAGRSRDRDGRGRGNSDAGKGGSREGGRSNDSTGRPGERRRRTSTPETASAAEAAAPAADGEKPNRARRTRTRTRRRNGEVVAGADNGSQPGNSEA, from the coding sequence GTGAGTGAATTGCATACCCACCAGCTCCTGAGCGATGAGTCCGGCACGGAGACCATCGAGCCGGAAGAAACCATAATCTCCGACGAGACGCCGCACGAGATCGCGGAGAAGTCCTTCGCCGACTACAACGTCCGCGCAGACATCGTCGAATCCCTGGCCGACGCCGGCATCACCCACCCCTTCCCCATCCAGGCCATGACCCTGCCGGTCGCGCTGGGCGGCCACGACATCATCGGCCAGGCCAAGACCGGTACCGGCAAGACCCTGGGCTTCGGCATTCCGGCGCTGCAGCGCGTGATCGGGCAGGACGATCCCGGCTACGCCAAGCTGGCCGTGCCCGGCGCACCGCAGGCCCTGGTCATTGTTCCCACCCGTGAACTGGCAGTCCAGGTGGCCGGGGACCTGGTGACGGCATCGCGGAAGCGCAACGCCAGGATCGCCACCATCTACGGCGGCCGCGCCTACGAGCCGCAGGTCGAAGCCCTCAAGCAGGGCGTCGAGGTAGTGGTGGGAACCCCCGGCCGGCTGATCGACCTTTTCAAGCAGAAGCACCTGAGCCTGAAGAACGTCAAGATCGTGGTGCTGGACGAAGCCGACGAAATGCTGGACCTGGGCTTCCTGCCGGACGTGGAGACGCTGATCGCGGCAACGCCCGCCGTCCGCCAGACCCTGCTGTTCTCCGCCACGATGCCCGGCCCCGTCATCGCCATGGCACGCCGGTACATGACCCAGCCCACGCACATCCGCGCCGCGGATCCGGAGGACGAGGGCCTGACCAAGCGCGACATCCGCCAGCTGATCTACCGTGCGCACAGCATGGATAAGACCGAAGTGGTGGCACGCATCCTGCAGGCCCGCGGCCGCGGGCGGACCATTATCTTCACCAAGACCAAGCGCACCGCCGCCAAGGTGGCCGAGGAACTGGTGGACCGCGGGTTCGCCGCCGCCGCCATCCACGGCGACCTGGGCCAGGGCGCCCGCGAACAGGCGCTGCGCGCCTTCCGCAACAACAAGGTCGATGTCCTGGTGGCCACCGACGTTGCCGCCCGCGGCATCGACGTCGAGGACGTTACGCACGTCATCAACTACCAGTGCGTGGAAGACGAGAAGATCTACCTGCACCGGGTGGGCCGCACGGGCCGCGCCGGCAACAAGGGCACCGCCGTCACGTTCGTGGACTGGGACGACATGCCGCGCTGGGGCCTGATCAACAAGGCGCTGGGGCTGAGTGTGCCGGAGCCGGTGGAAACCTACTCTTCCTCGCCGCACCTCTACACGGACCTTGACATCCCCGAGGGCACCAAGGGCCGCCTGCCCCGCGACAAGCGGACCCTGGCCGGAGTCGACGCCGAAGTCCTCGAGGACCTCGGCGAGACCGGCAAGAAGAACAGCCGCGGCGGCCGCGACGCAGGCCGCTCACGCGACCGGGACGGACGGGGCCGCGGAAACAGCGACGCCGGCAAGGGCGGCAGCCGCGAAGGCGGCCGCAGCAATGACTCGACGGGCCGCCCGGGCGAGCGCCGTCGTCGTACCTCAACTCCGGAGACCGCATCCGCCGCCGAAGCTGCAGCACCCGCGGCCGACGGCGAAAAGCCCAACCGCGCCCGCCGCACCCGCACCCGCACCCGCCGCCGCAACGGCGAAGTGGTGGCCGGTGCGGACAACGGCAGCCAGCCGGGCAACTCCGAGGCCTAA